From Halomarina ordinaria:
CGAGGAGATATTCACCCTCGCGCGCCACAAACGCGCGGACCTCGTGGTGATGGGCTGGGCCGACGACCGCCTGTGGGCCGCCGGACGCGCGGAGCGCTCGCTCAGCGAACTCACGAACAGCCTCCCCTGCGACTTCCTCGTCCTCAGGGACCGCGGCCAGGACGCCTCGCGCGTCCTGCTCCCGACCGACGGTGGCCCCAACTCCGACCTGAGCGCCGAGGTGGCCCGCGCGCTCCGGGCGACGTTCGGCTCCGACGTCACGCTGCTCTACGTCGTCGACGGGCCGGACGAGCGCGAGGAGGGCGAACAGTTCATCCTCGACTGGGCCGGGGAGAACGACCTCGGCGACGCGGACATCGTCGTCGACACCTCGGGGGACGTCGAGGCGGCCATCGCGCGCGAGGCGGCCGACCACACCCTGTTGCTCATCGGCGCGACGGACCGCGGCCTCCTCTCGCGGCTCATGACCGACTCGCTGCACTACGACATCGTCAACCGGGTCGAGCAGTCGATACTGCTCACCGAGCGCGCGACCGACCGGAGCCTCCGCGAGCGCATCTTCGGGGACTGACTAGTCGCGCCACTTGATGGAACAGCCCTGCGAGGGCATGAACGCCAGGTCGACCCGCTCGCCCGCGAGCACCGACTCGATGGCCTCGCGCACGTAGCACTCGGTCGGCTCGTCGTCGGGATTGAGCGCGTCGTCGAGGCGGCCGTGGTACGCCAGTTCGAACGCGTCCCCCTCGCGCGCGAAGAGGTACGGGTCGGGCGTACAGACCGCGCCGTACGTGCGGGCGACCTCCTGGGACTCGTCGCGGAGGTAGGCGTCGTAGCGAACCGTGCCGTCCTCGACGAGGTCGACCATCCGGTCGAAGGAGTCCTCGGGGTACTCCTCCGCGTCGTTCGAGTTGATACCGACGACGGCCACCTCGTCGTACTCCTCGGCGAGGTCGTTCAGCAGGTCGAACTTCGCCTGCGCGTACGGACAGTGGTTGCAGGTGAACATAAGCAACAGCGCCTCGTGGTCGGCGAAGTCCTCGAGCGAGTGGTCCTCGCCGTCGGTGCCGGGGAGCGTGAACGCCGGTGCCTCGTCGCCGCGTTCGAGTTCCTGGGTGGACTCTTCGAGCGTCATGGCCGAGGGTACGGAGCGGGGAGGGATGTGCGTTACTCCGGCTCAGTTCACCGTCGCGAGGTAGACGCCGACCATCGCCAGTGCGACGCCGAAGACGGTTCGAGCGGTGAGTGCCTCGTCAAGCGCGAGGGCGCTGACCAGCGGGCTGGTGACGAGAAAGAGGC
This genomic window contains:
- a CDS encoding thioredoxin family protein codes for the protein MTLEESTQELERGDEAPAFTLPGTDGEDHSLEDFADHEALLLMFTCNHCPYAQAKFDLLNDLAEEYDEVAVVGINSNDAEEYPEDSFDRMVDLVEDGTVRYDAYLRDESQEVARTYGAVCTPDPYLFAREGDAFELAYHGRLDDALNPDDEPTECYVREAIESVLAGERVDLAFMPSQGCSIKWRD